The Vanessa tameamea isolate UH-Manoa-2023 chromosome 2, ilVanTame1 primary haplotype, whole genome shotgun sequence genome has a segment encoding these proteins:
- the LOC113401072 gene encoding sodium-coupled monocarboxylate transporter 1-like isoform X1, protein MSGTESDVSTVRLSFQHFSWIDYSIFVIMLGVCGGIGIYFGFIKKQTSTKDYLMGGRNMKLVPICFSLVASFISGISLLGIPTEIYLYGSSYIFTMIGAFMMCIVITTTFIPVLHELQLTSAYEYLELRYDKRTRVFGSIIFSVYLMAWLPIVIYVPALAFNQVTGVNIHIVSPIVCLVCIFYTCVGGLKAVVWTDVIQTVVMIGAMLLVIIKGTVIVGGVDEVFSRNWATNRLEFPSCNLDFTERHSVWSVTIGSTFYWIGNIAVNQSMMQRFLALSNVKMSKRAVWGFFSGVILIVSICSYSGFLAYARFNECDPLNSKLVLAKDQLLPLLVMDVLAEWKGMPGIFVAGVFSAALSSLSTGLNSMAAVVLEDFWKPFFHKLSQKQTQILVRSVVVVLGCICVGLVFVVEKLGSVLQLTMSLSSASMGPLAGIFLMGLFLPFIDGVGALTGGIAGLITAWWVAAQSQLAQARGLLTFVEKERHTFNCTYNFEPMTILEDITEGEVSYIYRISYLWFTGLGCSVTVIVACLVSLRSSKNKIDPRLFAPFLRSYLTHKYEVEHMDLKSTPS, encoded by the exons ATGTCTGGTACAGAAAGTGATGTGTCCACAGTTAGGTTATCCTTCCAACATTTCTCATGGATAGATTATTCAATATTCGTTATAATGTTAGGGGTGTGTGGTGGAATAGGTATTTATTTCGGATTTATTAAGAAGCAAACATCAACCAAGGATTATTTGATGGGGGGAAGGAATATGAAATTGGTACCAATTTGTTTTTCTCTGGTAGCTAG CTTTATTTCAGGTATATCTTTATTGGGGATACCTACGGAGATTTATTTATACGGTAGTTCATATATTTTCACTATGATCGGAGCCTTTATGATGTGTATTGTCATAACAACCACGTTTATTCCCGTGTTACACGAGTTACAACTGACATCAGCATATGAG TACTTAGAACTACGCTACGATAAAAGGACAAGAGTGTTTGGATCGATCATATTCAGTGTATATTTG ATGGCTTGGCTACCTATCGTAATTTATGTTCCTGCTCTCGCATTTAATCAAG TTACAGGTGTGAATATACACATCGTGTCTCCAATCGTGTGTCtcgtttgtatattttatacatgtgTG ggaGGTCTTAAAGCAGTTGTTTGGACTGATGTTATCCAGACAGTTGTTATGATCGGAGCTATGCTTTTAGTAATTATCAAAGGAACTGTTATTGTTGGTGGGGTTGACGAAGTATTCTCTAGAAATTGGGCTACAAACAGATTAGAATTCCCGAG TTGCAATTTAGATTTCACGGAGCGGCACTCGGTTTGGTCAGTGACGATAGGATCAACATTCTACTGGATCGGCAACATAGCAGTAAATCAGTCTATGATGCAGCGATTTCTGGCTTTGTCAAatgttaaaatgtcaaaaag GGCAGTTTGGGGATTTTTTTCTGGAGTAATTTTAATCGTTTCCATCTGTAGCTATAGCGGCTTTCTAGCTTATGCAAGGTTTAATGAATGCGAtcctttaaattcaaaattggtACTGGCGAAGGACCAACTTTTGCCATTGTTGGTGATGGACGTGTTAGCGGAATGGAAGGGTATGCCCGGGATATTTGTAGCTGGAGTTTTTAGTGCTGCTTTGAG CTCACTTTCTACAGGGTTAAATTCAATGGCTGCCGTCGTACTAGAAGATTTTTGGAAACCTTTTTTCCATAAACTCAGCCAAAAACAAACTCAAATACTCGTGAGATCTGTGGTTGTTGTACTCGGCTGCATTTGTGTAG gtTTGGTGTTTGTGGTAGAGAAATTAGGATCAGTCTTACAACTTACCATGAGCCTGTCATCGGCATCAATGGGACCGCTTGCTGGAATATTTCTCATGGGATTATTTTTGCCTTTTATTGATGGAGTG GGTGCATTGACCGGTGGTATTGCTGGTTTAATAACAGCGTGGTGGGTGGCAGCGCAATCACAATTGGCGCAGGCGAGAGGTTTGCTAACGTTCGTTGAGAAAGAAAGACATACATTCAATTGTACCTATAATTTTGAACCCATGACAATTCTCGAAGATATTACTGAAGG GGAGGTGTCATATATTTATAGGATTTCATACTTATGGTTTACGGGTCTTGGTTGCTCAGTGACTGTAATAGTGGCTTGCCTTGTTAGTTTAAGAtcatcgaaaaataaaattgacccCAGACTTTTCGCACCATTTCTGAGATCTTATTTAACGCACAAATATGAG GTGGAACATATGGATTTAAAAAGCACTCCGagctga